From one Salmo salar chromosome ssa09, Ssal_v3.1, whole genome shotgun sequence genomic stretch:
- the LOC106612978 gene encoding clathrin heavy chain 1 isoform X1 — protein MAQILPIRFQEHLQLQNLGINPANIGFSTLTMESDKFICIREKVGEQAQVVIIDMADPNTPIRRPISADSAIMNPASKVIALKDAAKTLQIFNIEMKSKMKAHTMTDDVTFWKWISLNTVALVTDNAVYHWSMEGDSQPVKVFDRHSSLAGCQIINYRTDAKQKWLLLIGISAQQNRVVGAMQLYSVDRKVSQPIEGHAAGFAQFKMEGNTEESTLFCFAVRGQAGGKLHIIEVGTPPTGNQPFPKKAVDVFFPPEAQNDFPVAMQISSKQDVVFLITKYGYIHLYDLETGTCIYMNRISGETIFVTAPHEPTAGIIGVNRKGQVLSVCVEEENIIPYITNVLQNPDLALRMAVRNNLAGAEELFARKFNTLFAAGNYSEAAKVAANAPKGILRTPDTIRKFQSVPAQPGQTSPLLQYFGILLDQGQLNKFESLELCRPVLQQGRKQLLEKWLKEDKLECSEELGDLVKSVDPTLALSVYLRANVPNKVIQCFAETGQFQKIVLYAKKVGYTPDWMFLLRNVMRISPEQGLQFSQMLVQDEEPLADITQIVDVFMEYNLIQQCTSFLLDALKNNRPAEGPLQTRLLEMNLVHAPQVADAILGNQMFTHYDRAHVAQLCEKAGLLQRALEHYTDLYDIKRAVVHTHLLNPEWLVNFFGSLSVEDSLECLRAMLSANIRQNLQICVQVASKYHEQLSTNSLTELFESFKSFEGLFYFLGSIVNFSQDPEVHFKYIQAACKTGQIKEVERICRESNCYDPERVKNFLKEAKLTDQLPLIIVCDRFDFVHDLVLYLYRNTLQKYIEIYVQKVNPSRLPVVIGGLLDVDCAEDVIKNLILVVKGQFSTDELVAEVEKRNRLKLLLPWLEARIHDGCEEPATHNALAKIYIDSNNNPERFLRENTFYDSRVVGKYCEKRDPHLACVAYERGQCDQELINVCNENSLFKSLSRYLVRRKDPELWASVLLESNPFRRPLIDQVVQTALSETQDPEEVSVTVKAFMTADLPNELIELLEKIVLDNSVFSEHRNLQNLLILTAIKADRTRVMEYINRLDNYDAPDIANIAISNELFEEAFAIFRKFDVNTSAVQVLIEHIGNLDRAYEFAERCNEPPVWSQLAKAQLQKGLVKEAIDSYIKADDPSAYMEVGQAAAQSGNWEDLVKFLQMARKKSRESYVETELIFALAKTNRLAELEEFINGPNNAHIQQVGDRCYDERMYDAAKLLYNNVSNFGRLASTLVHLGEYQAAVDGARKANSTRTWKEVCFACVDGNEFRLAQMCGLHIVVHADELEELINYYQDRAYFEELITMLEAALGLERAHMGMFTELAILYSKFKPQKMREHLELFWSRVNIPKVLRAAEQAHLWAELVFLYDKYEEFDNAIITMMSHPSDAWKEGQFKDIVTKVANVELYYKAIQFYLEFKPLLLNDLLIVLSPRLDHTRAVNFFMKTKQLSLVKPYLRSVQNHNNKGVNEALNNLFITEEDYAALRASIDAYDNFDNITLAQGLEKHELIEFRRIAAYLFKGNNRWKQSVELCKKDKLYKDAMQYASESKDVELAEELLAWFLEEDKKECFAACLFTCYDLLRPDVVLETAWRHNIMDFSMPYFIQVMREYLSKVDAIKEKVDKLDASESLRKQEEQNTESQPIVYGTPQLMLTSGPGQAVPPQSGYGGYGYPAAPAGYGQPPQPGFGYGM, from the exons CTGCGAAAACCCTCCAGATTTTCAACATTGAGATGAAGAGCAAGATGAAGGCTCACACCATGACTGATGACGTCACTTTCTGGAAGTGGATCTCCCTCAACACTGTAGCATTGGTCACAGACAACGCTGTCTACCATTGGAGCATGGAGGGAGACTCCCAGCCAGTCAAAGTCTTTGACCGTCACTCCAGCCTTGCCGGCTGTCAAATCATCAACTACCGCACCGACGCCAAACAGAAATGGCTGCTTCTCATTGGGATTTCAGCACAG CAAAACCGTGTGGTGGGAGCCATGCAGCTGTACTCTGTGGACAGGAAGGTGTCCCAGCCCATTGAGGGCCACGCCGCAGGCTTTGCCCAGTTCAAAATGGAGGGCAACACAGAGGAATCCACACTGTTCTGCTTCGCTGTCCGAGGGCAAGCTGGAGGAAAG TTACACATAATTGAAGTGGGGACCCCACCAACAGGCAATCAGCCGTTTCCAAAGAAGGCAGTGGACGTGTTCTTCCCTCCTGAGGCCCAGAATGACTTCCCTGTAGCCATGCAG ATCAGCTCGAAGCAGGATGTTGTCTTTCTCATCACCAAATATGGCTACATCCACCTGTATGACCTGGAGACTGGCACCTGTATTTACATGAACCGGATCAGCGGGGAGACCATCTTTGTTACAGCCCCACATGAACCAACTGCTGGCATCATTGGAGTCAACAGGAAAGGACAG gtgttgtcagtgtgtgtggaggaggagaaCATCATCCCTTACATCACCAACGTTCTCCAGAACCCAGACCTGGCCCTGCGTATGGCTGTGCGCAACAACCTGGCCGGGGCCGAGGAGCTGTTCGCCCGCAAGTTCAACACCCTGTTCGCTGCAGGGAACTATTCTGAGGCTGCCAAGGTGGCCGCCAATGCTCCCAAG GGTATCCTGCGTACCCCAGACACCATCCGTAAATTCCAGAGTGTGCCAGCCCAGCCGGGCCAGACCTCTCCCCTGCTGCAGTACTTTGGCATCCTGCTGGACCAGGGCCAGCTCAACAAGTTTGAGTCCCTGGAGCTGTGCAGGCCCGTCTTACAGCAGGGACGCAAGCAGCTGCTGGAGAAATGGCTGAAAGAGGACAAG CTGGAGTGTTCAGAGGAGCTGGGGGACCTGGTGAAGTCAGTGGACCCCACTCTGGCCCTCAGCGTCTACCTCAGGGCCAACGTGCCCAACAAAGTCATCCAGTGCTTCGCTGAGACCGGACAGTTCCAGAAAATTGTCCTCTACGCCAAAAAG GTGGGCTACACCCCAGACTGGATGTTCCTGCTGAGGAACGTGATGAGAATCAGTCCAGAACAAGGCCTGCAGTTCTCCCAGATGCTGGTGCAGGACGAGGAGCCGCTGGCTGACATCACACAG ATCGTTGACGTGTTTATGGAGTATAACCTGATCCAGCAGTGTACCTCCTTCCTCCTGGACGCCCTGAAGAACAACAGGCCTGCTGAGGGGCCTCTGCAGACGCGCCTGCTAGAGATGAACCTGGTCCACGCCCCACAG GTGGCTGATGCCATCCTGGGCAACCAGATGTTCACCCACTACGACCGTGCCCACGTTGCCCAGCTGTGTGAGAAGGCTGGCCTGCTGCAGAGGGCTCTGGAGCATTACACCGACCTGTACGACATCAAACGGGCTGTGGTGCACACACACCTGCTCAACCCTGAG TGGCTGGTGAACTTTTTTGGCTCCCTATCAGTGGAGGACTCTCTGGAGTGTCTTCGGGCCATGCTGTCGGCCAACATCCGTCAGAACCTGCAAATCTGTGTCCAGGTGGCCTCTAAGTACCACGAGCAGCTCTCCACCAACTCCCTCACCGAGCTCTTTGAGTCCTTCAAGAGCTTCGAAG GTCTGTTCTACTTCCTGGGTTCCATCGTTAACTTCAGCCAGGACCCAGAGGTCCACTTCAAGTACATCCAGGCCGCCTGTAAGACAGGACAGATCAAAGAggtggagaggatctgcagagagagcAACTGCTACGACCCCGAACGAGTCAAGAACTtcctcaag GAAGCTAAGCTGACTGATCAGCTACCCCTGATCATCGTGTGTGACCGCTTCGACTTTGTCCACGACCTGGTCCTCTACTTGTACCGCAACACCCTGCAGAAATACATTGAGATCTATGTGCAAAAG gtgaaccCCAGTCGTCTGCCGGTGGTGATTGGAGGGCTGCTGGATGTGGACTGTGCTGAGGATGTGATTAAGAACCTGATTCTGGTGGTGAAAGGACAGTTCTCCACTGATGAACTGGTGGCCGAAGTGGAGAAGAGGAACCG ACTGAAGCTGCTCTTACCCTGGCTGGAGGCCCGTATCCACGATGGCTGTGAGGAGCCAGCTACCCACAATGCCCTGGCCAAGATCTACATCGACAGCAACAACAACCCAGAGCGCTTCCTGCGTGAGAACACCTTCTACGACAGCCGCGTGGTGGGCAAGTACTGTGAGAAGAGGGACCCCCACCTGGCCTGCGTGGCCTACGAGAGAGGACAGTGTGACCAGGAACTCATTAAT GTGTGCAATGAGAACTCTCTGTTCAAGAGTCTGTCTCGCTACCTGGTTCGCCGTAAAGACCCTGAGCTGTGGGCCAGCGTGCTGCTGGAGAGTAACCCGTTCAGAAGACCTCTCATCGACCAG GTTGTTCAGACTGCCCTGTCTGAGACCCAGGACCCAGAGGAGGTGTCAGTCACAGTCAAGGCCTTCATGACTGCAGACCTCCCCAACGAACTCATTGAGCTGCTGGAGAAGATCGTTCTGGATAACTCAGTCTTCAGTGAACACAG AAACCTTCAGAACCTGCTGATCCTAACAGCCATCAAGGCGGACCGTACCCGTGTGATGGAGTACATCAACCGCCTGGACAACTACGACGCCCCTGACATCGCTAACATCGCCATCAGCAACGAACTCTTTGAGGAGGCATTCGCCATCTTCAGGAAGTTTGACGTCAACACCTCTGCCGTGCAG GTTCTGATTGAGCACATTGGGAACCTGGACCGGGCCTATGAGTTTGCTGAGCGCTGCAATGAGCCTCCAGTGTGGAGCCAGCTGGCCAAGGCTCAGCTCCAGAAGGGTCTGGTGAAGGAGGCCATCGACTCCTACATCAAGGCTGACGACCCCTCTGCCTACATGGAGGTGGGCCAGGCTGCAGCCCAGAGCG GTAACTGGGAGGACCTGGTGAAGTTCCTTCAGATGGCCCGTAAGAAGTCCCGTGAGTCCTACGTGGAGACAGAGCTCATCTTCGCCCTGGCCAAGACCAACCGCCTGGCTGAGCTGGAGGAGTTCATCAATGGACCCAACAACGCCCACATCCAACAG GTGGGTGACAGGTGTTATGATGAGAGGATGTATGATGCGGCCAAGCTGCTCTACAACAATGTGTCCAACTTCGGGCGGCTAGCGTCCACCCTGGTCCACCTGGGAGAGTACCAGGCCGCTGTGGACGGAGCCCGCAAGGCCAACAGCACCCGCACCTGGAAAGAGGTGTGCTTTGCCTGTGTGGATGGAAACGAGTTCCGCCTGGCCCAGATGTGTGGCCTGCACATCGTTGTCCATGCTGATGAACTGGAGGAACTCATCAATTACTACCAG GACCGTGCTTACTTTGAGGAGCTGATCACCATGCTGGAGGCAGCCCTGGGCCTGGAGCGGGCTCACATGGGCATGTTCACCGAGCTGGCCATCCTCTACTCCAAGTTCAAACCCCAGAAGATGAGGGAGCACCTGGAGCTCTTCTGGTCCAGAGTCAACATTCCAAAG GTCCTGAGGGCTGCAGAGCAGGCCCACCTGTGGGCGGAGCTGGTCTTCCTCTATGACAAGTATGAGGAGTTTGACAACGCCATCATCACCATGATGAGCCACCCCTCCGATGCCTGGAAGGAAGGACAGTTCAAAGACATCGTCACCAAG GTGGCCAATGTGGAGTTATACTACAAGGCTATCCAGTTCTACCTGGAGTTTAAACCATTGTTACTGAACGACCTGCTCATAGTGTTATCACCACGACTCGACCACACCCGCGCTGTCAACTTCTTCATGAAG ACCAAGCAGCTGTCACTGGTCAAGCCGTACCTGCGGTCAGTGCAGAACCACAACAACAAAGGTGTCAACGAAGCACTTAACAACCTCTTCATCACAGAGGAAGACTATGCG GCCCTGCGTGCCTCCATCGATGCCTACGACAATTTTGACAACATCACCCTGGCCCAGGGCCTGGAGAAGCACGAGCTGATTGAGTTCAGGAGGATCGCTGCCTACCTCTTCAAAGGCAACAACCGCTGGAAGCAGAGCGTGGAACTCTGCAAGAAGGACAAACTCTACAAG GACGCAATGCAGTATGCGTCTGAGTCAAAAGACGTGGAGCTGGCTGAGGAGTTGTTGGCCTGGTTCCTGGAGGAGGATAAGAAAGAGTGCTTTGCCGCCTGCCTCTTCACCTGCTACGACCTGCTGAGGCCTGACGTAGTGCTGGAGACGGCCTGGAGGCACAACATCATGGACTTCTCCATGCCCTACTTCATCCAGGTCATGAGGGAGTACCTCTCCAAG GTTGATGCGATTAAGGAAAAG GTTGACAAGCTTGACGCTTCCGAGTCCCTAAGGAAACAGGAGGAGCAGAACACCGAGTCCCAGCCCATTGTTTATG GCACGCCCCAGCTCATGCTCACTTCAGGCCCTGGTCAGGCTGTGCCCCCCCAGTCTGGCTACGGAGGTTACGGCTACCCAGCAGCACCCGCCGGTTATGGCCAGCCACCCCAGCCTGGCTTTGGCTACGGCATGTGA
- the LOC106612978 gene encoding clathrin heavy chain 1 isoform X2, whose product MAQILPIRFQEHLQLQNLGINPANIGFSTLTMESDKFICIREKVGEQAQVVIIDMADPNTPIRRPISADSAIMNPASKVIALKAAKTLQIFNIEMKSKMKAHTMTDDVTFWKWISLNTVALVTDNAVYHWSMEGDSQPVKVFDRHSSLAGCQIINYRTDAKQKWLLLIGISAQQNRVVGAMQLYSVDRKVSQPIEGHAAGFAQFKMEGNTEESTLFCFAVRGQAGGKLHIIEVGTPPTGNQPFPKKAVDVFFPPEAQNDFPVAMQISSKQDVVFLITKYGYIHLYDLETGTCIYMNRISGETIFVTAPHEPTAGIIGVNRKGQVLSVCVEEENIIPYITNVLQNPDLALRMAVRNNLAGAEELFARKFNTLFAAGNYSEAAKVAANAPKGILRTPDTIRKFQSVPAQPGQTSPLLQYFGILLDQGQLNKFESLELCRPVLQQGRKQLLEKWLKEDKLECSEELGDLVKSVDPTLALSVYLRANVPNKVIQCFAETGQFQKIVLYAKKVGYTPDWMFLLRNVMRISPEQGLQFSQMLVQDEEPLADITQIVDVFMEYNLIQQCTSFLLDALKNNRPAEGPLQTRLLEMNLVHAPQVADAILGNQMFTHYDRAHVAQLCEKAGLLQRALEHYTDLYDIKRAVVHTHLLNPEWLVNFFGSLSVEDSLECLRAMLSANIRQNLQICVQVASKYHEQLSTNSLTELFESFKSFEGLFYFLGSIVNFSQDPEVHFKYIQAACKTGQIKEVERICRESNCYDPERVKNFLKEAKLTDQLPLIIVCDRFDFVHDLVLYLYRNTLQKYIEIYVQKVNPSRLPVVIGGLLDVDCAEDVIKNLILVVKGQFSTDELVAEVEKRNRLKLLLPWLEARIHDGCEEPATHNALAKIYIDSNNNPERFLRENTFYDSRVVGKYCEKRDPHLACVAYERGQCDQELINVCNENSLFKSLSRYLVRRKDPELWASVLLESNPFRRPLIDQVVQTALSETQDPEEVSVTVKAFMTADLPNELIELLEKIVLDNSVFSEHRNLQNLLILTAIKADRTRVMEYINRLDNYDAPDIANIAISNELFEEAFAIFRKFDVNTSAVQVLIEHIGNLDRAYEFAERCNEPPVWSQLAKAQLQKGLVKEAIDSYIKADDPSAYMEVGQAAAQSGNWEDLVKFLQMARKKSRESYVETELIFALAKTNRLAELEEFINGPNNAHIQQVGDRCYDERMYDAAKLLYNNVSNFGRLASTLVHLGEYQAAVDGARKANSTRTWKEVCFACVDGNEFRLAQMCGLHIVVHADELEELINYYQDRAYFEELITMLEAALGLERAHMGMFTELAILYSKFKPQKMREHLELFWSRVNIPKVLRAAEQAHLWAELVFLYDKYEEFDNAIITMMSHPSDAWKEGQFKDIVTKVANVELYYKAIQFYLEFKPLLLNDLLIVLSPRLDHTRAVNFFMKTKQLSLVKPYLRSVQNHNNKGVNEALNNLFITEEDYAALRASIDAYDNFDNITLAQGLEKHELIEFRRIAAYLFKGNNRWKQSVELCKKDKLYKDAMQYASESKDVELAEELLAWFLEEDKKECFAACLFTCYDLLRPDVVLETAWRHNIMDFSMPYFIQVMREYLSKVDAIKEKVDKLDASESLRKQEEQNTESQPIVYGTPQLMLTSGPGQAVPPQSGYGGYGYPAAPAGYGQPPQPGFGYGM is encoded by the exons CTGCGAAAACCCTCCAGATTTTCAACATTGAGATGAAGAGCAAGATGAAGGCTCACACCATGACTGATGACGTCACTTTCTGGAAGTGGATCTCCCTCAACACTGTAGCATTGGTCACAGACAACGCTGTCTACCATTGGAGCATGGAGGGAGACTCCCAGCCAGTCAAAGTCTTTGACCGTCACTCCAGCCTTGCCGGCTGTCAAATCATCAACTACCGCACCGACGCCAAACAGAAATGGCTGCTTCTCATTGGGATTTCAGCACAG CAAAACCGTGTGGTGGGAGCCATGCAGCTGTACTCTGTGGACAGGAAGGTGTCCCAGCCCATTGAGGGCCACGCCGCAGGCTTTGCCCAGTTCAAAATGGAGGGCAACACAGAGGAATCCACACTGTTCTGCTTCGCTGTCCGAGGGCAAGCTGGAGGAAAG TTACACATAATTGAAGTGGGGACCCCACCAACAGGCAATCAGCCGTTTCCAAAGAAGGCAGTGGACGTGTTCTTCCCTCCTGAGGCCCAGAATGACTTCCCTGTAGCCATGCAG ATCAGCTCGAAGCAGGATGTTGTCTTTCTCATCACCAAATATGGCTACATCCACCTGTATGACCTGGAGACTGGCACCTGTATTTACATGAACCGGATCAGCGGGGAGACCATCTTTGTTACAGCCCCACATGAACCAACTGCTGGCATCATTGGAGTCAACAGGAAAGGACAG gtgttgtcagtgtgtgtggaggaggagaaCATCATCCCTTACATCACCAACGTTCTCCAGAACCCAGACCTGGCCCTGCGTATGGCTGTGCGCAACAACCTGGCCGGGGCCGAGGAGCTGTTCGCCCGCAAGTTCAACACCCTGTTCGCTGCAGGGAACTATTCTGAGGCTGCCAAGGTGGCCGCCAATGCTCCCAAG GGTATCCTGCGTACCCCAGACACCATCCGTAAATTCCAGAGTGTGCCAGCCCAGCCGGGCCAGACCTCTCCCCTGCTGCAGTACTTTGGCATCCTGCTGGACCAGGGCCAGCTCAACAAGTTTGAGTCCCTGGAGCTGTGCAGGCCCGTCTTACAGCAGGGACGCAAGCAGCTGCTGGAGAAATGGCTGAAAGAGGACAAG CTGGAGTGTTCAGAGGAGCTGGGGGACCTGGTGAAGTCAGTGGACCCCACTCTGGCCCTCAGCGTCTACCTCAGGGCCAACGTGCCCAACAAAGTCATCCAGTGCTTCGCTGAGACCGGACAGTTCCAGAAAATTGTCCTCTACGCCAAAAAG GTGGGCTACACCCCAGACTGGATGTTCCTGCTGAGGAACGTGATGAGAATCAGTCCAGAACAAGGCCTGCAGTTCTCCCAGATGCTGGTGCAGGACGAGGAGCCGCTGGCTGACATCACACAG ATCGTTGACGTGTTTATGGAGTATAACCTGATCCAGCAGTGTACCTCCTTCCTCCTGGACGCCCTGAAGAACAACAGGCCTGCTGAGGGGCCTCTGCAGACGCGCCTGCTAGAGATGAACCTGGTCCACGCCCCACAG GTGGCTGATGCCATCCTGGGCAACCAGATGTTCACCCACTACGACCGTGCCCACGTTGCCCAGCTGTGTGAGAAGGCTGGCCTGCTGCAGAGGGCTCTGGAGCATTACACCGACCTGTACGACATCAAACGGGCTGTGGTGCACACACACCTGCTCAACCCTGAG TGGCTGGTGAACTTTTTTGGCTCCCTATCAGTGGAGGACTCTCTGGAGTGTCTTCGGGCCATGCTGTCGGCCAACATCCGTCAGAACCTGCAAATCTGTGTCCAGGTGGCCTCTAAGTACCACGAGCAGCTCTCCACCAACTCCCTCACCGAGCTCTTTGAGTCCTTCAAGAGCTTCGAAG GTCTGTTCTACTTCCTGGGTTCCATCGTTAACTTCAGCCAGGACCCAGAGGTCCACTTCAAGTACATCCAGGCCGCCTGTAAGACAGGACAGATCAAAGAggtggagaggatctgcagagagagcAACTGCTACGACCCCGAACGAGTCAAGAACTtcctcaag GAAGCTAAGCTGACTGATCAGCTACCCCTGATCATCGTGTGTGACCGCTTCGACTTTGTCCACGACCTGGTCCTCTACTTGTACCGCAACACCCTGCAGAAATACATTGAGATCTATGTGCAAAAG gtgaaccCCAGTCGTCTGCCGGTGGTGATTGGAGGGCTGCTGGATGTGGACTGTGCTGAGGATGTGATTAAGAACCTGATTCTGGTGGTGAAAGGACAGTTCTCCACTGATGAACTGGTGGCCGAAGTGGAGAAGAGGAACCG ACTGAAGCTGCTCTTACCCTGGCTGGAGGCCCGTATCCACGATGGCTGTGAGGAGCCAGCTACCCACAATGCCCTGGCCAAGATCTACATCGACAGCAACAACAACCCAGAGCGCTTCCTGCGTGAGAACACCTTCTACGACAGCCGCGTGGTGGGCAAGTACTGTGAGAAGAGGGACCCCCACCTGGCCTGCGTGGCCTACGAGAGAGGACAGTGTGACCAGGAACTCATTAAT GTGTGCAATGAGAACTCTCTGTTCAAGAGTCTGTCTCGCTACCTGGTTCGCCGTAAAGACCCTGAGCTGTGGGCCAGCGTGCTGCTGGAGAGTAACCCGTTCAGAAGACCTCTCATCGACCAG GTTGTTCAGACTGCCCTGTCTGAGACCCAGGACCCAGAGGAGGTGTCAGTCACAGTCAAGGCCTTCATGACTGCAGACCTCCCCAACGAACTCATTGAGCTGCTGGAGAAGATCGTTCTGGATAACTCAGTCTTCAGTGAACACAG AAACCTTCAGAACCTGCTGATCCTAACAGCCATCAAGGCGGACCGTACCCGTGTGATGGAGTACATCAACCGCCTGGACAACTACGACGCCCCTGACATCGCTAACATCGCCATCAGCAACGAACTCTTTGAGGAGGCATTCGCCATCTTCAGGAAGTTTGACGTCAACACCTCTGCCGTGCAG GTTCTGATTGAGCACATTGGGAACCTGGACCGGGCCTATGAGTTTGCTGAGCGCTGCAATGAGCCTCCAGTGTGGAGCCAGCTGGCCAAGGCTCAGCTCCAGAAGGGTCTGGTGAAGGAGGCCATCGACTCCTACATCAAGGCTGACGACCCCTCTGCCTACATGGAGGTGGGCCAGGCTGCAGCCCAGAGCG GTAACTGGGAGGACCTGGTGAAGTTCCTTCAGATGGCCCGTAAGAAGTCCCGTGAGTCCTACGTGGAGACAGAGCTCATCTTCGCCCTGGCCAAGACCAACCGCCTGGCTGAGCTGGAGGAGTTCATCAATGGACCCAACAACGCCCACATCCAACAG GTGGGTGACAGGTGTTATGATGAGAGGATGTATGATGCGGCCAAGCTGCTCTACAACAATGTGTCCAACTTCGGGCGGCTAGCGTCCACCCTGGTCCACCTGGGAGAGTACCAGGCCGCTGTGGACGGAGCCCGCAAGGCCAACAGCACCCGCACCTGGAAAGAGGTGTGCTTTGCCTGTGTGGATGGAAACGAGTTCCGCCTGGCCCAGATGTGTGGCCTGCACATCGTTGTCCATGCTGATGAACTGGAGGAACTCATCAATTACTACCAG GACCGTGCTTACTTTGAGGAGCTGATCACCATGCTGGAGGCAGCCCTGGGCCTGGAGCGGGCTCACATGGGCATGTTCACCGAGCTGGCCATCCTCTACTCCAAGTTCAAACCCCAGAAGATGAGGGAGCACCTGGAGCTCTTCTGGTCCAGAGTCAACATTCCAAAG GTCCTGAGGGCTGCAGAGCAGGCCCACCTGTGGGCGGAGCTGGTCTTCCTCTATGACAAGTATGAGGAGTTTGACAACGCCATCATCACCATGATGAGCCACCCCTCCGATGCCTGGAAGGAAGGACAGTTCAAAGACATCGTCACCAAG GTGGCCAATGTGGAGTTATACTACAAGGCTATCCAGTTCTACCTGGAGTTTAAACCATTGTTACTGAACGACCTGCTCATAGTGTTATCACCACGACTCGACCACACCCGCGCTGTCAACTTCTTCATGAAG ACCAAGCAGCTGTCACTGGTCAAGCCGTACCTGCGGTCAGTGCAGAACCACAACAACAAAGGTGTCAACGAAGCACTTAACAACCTCTTCATCACAGAGGAAGACTATGCG GCCCTGCGTGCCTCCATCGATGCCTACGACAATTTTGACAACATCACCCTGGCCCAGGGCCTGGAGAAGCACGAGCTGATTGAGTTCAGGAGGATCGCTGCCTACCTCTTCAAAGGCAACAACCGCTGGAAGCAGAGCGTGGAACTCTGCAAGAAGGACAAACTCTACAAG GACGCAATGCAGTATGCGTCTGAGTCAAAAGACGTGGAGCTGGCTGAGGAGTTGTTGGCCTGGTTCCTGGAGGAGGATAAGAAAGAGTGCTTTGCCGCCTGCCTCTTCACCTGCTACGACCTGCTGAGGCCTGACGTAGTGCTGGAGACGGCCTGGAGGCACAACATCATGGACTTCTCCATGCCCTACTTCATCCAGGTCATGAGGGAGTACCTCTCCAAG GTTGATGCGATTAAGGAAAAG GTTGACAAGCTTGACGCTTCCGAGTCCCTAAGGAAACAGGAGGAGCAGAACACCGAGTCCCAGCCCATTGTTTATG GCACGCCCCAGCTCATGCTCACTTCAGGCCCTGGTCAGGCTGTGCCCCCCCAGTCTGGCTACGGAGGTTACGGCTACCCAGCAGCACCCGCCGGTTATGGCCAGCCACCCCAGCCTGGCTTTGGCTACGGCATGTGA